Proteins encoded within one genomic window of Flavobacterium sp. NG2:
- a CDS encoding ABC transporter substrate-binding protein, with amino-acid sequence MKTALYKIIFTFLFLTIINCKKAEVSNKNTKELAGNSIEHASSLAIYKQEGYSIVKIIQPWPNANKDLTYVLQEKNAILPDSLQKYPVVSVPLQSIVVTSTTIIPYLEMLGVENKLVGFPHTDYISSEKTRALIDNGFIKNVGQNEKLNMEQLIDLAPELIVTFSMDNSNPMIANLEKSGLKVFIQADWMEQSPLGKAEWIKLYGALFGKEKEAKNLFDEIVKDYNKASALVNTPQQQKTVLYGSMYQDQWFVAKGNSWVSQFIKDAKANYLWADTEGTGSLGLSFETVLEKGKNAQYWIATGSFKNLSELEKANPHYSQFTAFQNKEIYTFEGKIGPTGGTIYYELAPSRPDLVLKDYIKIFHPELVPNYTFTFAQKLN; translated from the coding sequence ATGAAAACGGCACTTTATAAAATCATTTTTACCTTCTTATTTCTTACCATTATTAACTGTAAAAAAGCCGAAGTTTCAAACAAAAACACCAAAGAATTAGCAGGTAACAGCATTGAACACGCCTCAAGTTTAGCAATTTACAAACAAGAGGGCTATTCAATCGTTAAAATAATTCAGCCTTGGCCAAATGCTAACAAGGATTTGACTTACGTCCTTCAAGAAAAAAACGCAATACTGCCAGATAGTTTGCAAAAATACCCAGTAGTTTCTGTTCCTTTACAATCAATTGTGGTAACCTCAACAACTATAATCCCCTATCTAGAAATGTTAGGAGTCGAAAACAAACTAGTTGGTTTTCCTCATACCGACTATATTTCGTCTGAAAAAACCAGAGCTTTAATTGATAATGGATTCATTAAAAATGTAGGTCAAAATGAAAAACTAAATATGGAGCAGTTGATTGATTTAGCTCCCGAATTAATCGTTACTTTTAGCATGGACAACAGCAATCCGATGATTGCTAATTTGGAAAAAAGTGGTTTAAAAGTTTTCATTCAAGCAGACTGGATGGAACAATCCCCACTAGGAAAAGCCGAATGGATTAAATTATATGGTGCTTTATTTGGCAAAGAAAAAGAAGCCAAAAACCTTTTTGATGAAATTGTGAAAGACTACAACAAAGCCTCAGCTTTAGTTAACACACCCCAACAACAAAAAACTGTTTTATACGGTTCAATGTACCAGGACCAATGGTTTGTAGCTAAAGGAAATAGTTGGGTTTCTCAATTTATTAAGGATGCCAAAGCCAATTATTTATGGGCAGATACCGAAGGGACAGGAAGTTTAGGACTTTCTTTTGAAACCGTACTTGAAAAAGGTAAAAACGCCCAATATTGGATTGCAACTGGTTCTTTCAAAAACTTATCTGAACTAGAAAAAGCCAACCCTCATTACAGTCAATTTACAGCTTTCCAGAATAAAGAAATCTATACATTTGAAGGCAAAATTGGTCCCACAGGAGGAACTATTTATTATGAACTAGCGCCAAGCCGACCTGATTTGGTCTTAAAAGATTATATCAAAATCTTTCATCCTGAGCTTGTTCCAAATTATACTTTTACCTTTGCCCAAAAACTAAACTAA
- a CDS encoding iron ABC transporter permease — translation MKQQQRNIFTFSLLSLGFLTLFFTNISLGSITIPFNEIYDSLTGGQASKSTWEYIIINYRLPKAITAILVGMGLSISGLLMQTLFRNPLAGPYVLGLSSGASLGVAFVILGAGLLPPFLGALLTSPYGIVIASTIGSTLVLIAVLVVSHRMRDTMAILIVGLMFGSFTNAIVSTLTYFSSADQLQKFVFWSMGSLGNLSWTSITILSGCVATGLALSLYSVKPLNALLLGENYAKSLGLNFKKTRLIIILATSILAGSITAYAGPIAFIGLAVPHIAKLLFHTSNHSTLYWSTLLIGASIMLLCDVISQMPGYEITLPINAVTSLFGAPIVIWLLVRKRKLGN, via the coding sequence TTGAAGCAACAACAACGCAATATTTTCACCTTCTCCTTACTTAGTTTAGGATTCTTAACTTTGTTTTTTACGAACATCAGTTTGGGGTCAATAACTATTCCGTTTAACGAAATTTACGACAGCCTGACAGGTGGTCAAGCCAGTAAATCCACTTGGGAATACATCATCATCAATTATAGGTTACCAAAAGCGATAACAGCCATCCTTGTTGGAATGGGACTTTCTATCAGTGGGTTGTTGATGCAAACACTTTTTCGAAATCCGTTAGCAGGACCTTATGTTTTAGGATTGAGTTCAGGTGCCAGTTTAGGAGTTGCTTTTGTTATTTTGGGTGCAGGACTATTACCGCCTTTTTTAGGGGCTCTTTTAACTTCACCTTATGGAATTGTTATTGCTTCAACCATAGGGAGCACATTGGTATTGATAGCCGTATTAGTAGTATCCCATCGCATGCGAGACACGATGGCAATCCTTATTGTAGGTCTTATGTTTGGAAGTTTTACCAATGCTATTGTCAGTACACTTACGTATTTTAGTTCGGCAGATCAATTGCAAAAATTCGTTTTTTGGTCCATGGGAAGTTTAGGGAATTTATCATGGACTTCCATAACAATTCTTAGTGGTTGTGTTGCTACAGGCTTAGCATTGAGTTTGTACAGCGTAAAACCATTAAACGCCTTATTATTAGGTGAAAATTATGCTAAAAGCCTTGGACTAAATTTCAAAAAAACACGTTTAATTATCATACTTGCTACCAGTATTTTAGCAGGAAGCATCACCGCCTATGCAGGTCCTATTGCTTTTATTGGACTAGCTGTTCCACATATTGCAAAGCTTTTGTTTCACACTAGTAATCACAGTACATTGTATTGGAGTACGCTATTAATAGGCGCTAGTATTATGTTGTTGTGTGATGTTATTTCACAAATGCCAGGCTACGAAATTACTTTACCGATTAACGCAGTAACATCTCTTTTTGGAGCGCCTATTGTGATCTGGTTGCTGGTTCGAAAAAGGAAGTTGGGGAATTAA
- a CDS encoding GxxExxY protein, with amino-acid sequence MITQKYLDDLTYKVIGCAIEVHKTMGRGLLENVYHLCLKEELNRQKINFKSEMKVPLIYKDKELEIDFRCDMLIEDCLVVELKSVLQLNPIFEAQLQTYMNLLKAPKGIIINFNCSNIFKEGQKTIVNNYFKQLPEK; translated from the coding sequence ATGATAACTCAGAAATACCTAGATGATTTGACATATAAGGTTATTGGATGTGCTATCGAAGTACATAAAACAATGGGGAGAGGTCTTCTTGAAAATGTATATCATCTTTGTTTAAAAGAAGAACTAAATCGACAAAAAATAAACTTTAAATCCGAAATGAAAGTTCCTTTAATCTATAAGGACAAAGAATTAGAAATTGACTTTAGATGTGATATGTTAATTGAAGATTGTCTGGTTGTAGAATTAAAATCGGTTTTACAATTAAATCCTATCTTTGAAGCACAACTTCAAACTTATATGAATCTTTTAAAAGCGCCAAAAGGAATTATCATTAACTTTAATTGCTCTAATATTTTCAAAGAAGGACAAAAGACAATTGTCAATAATTATTTCAAACAGCTACCTGAAAAATAA
- a CDS encoding ABC transporter ATP-binding protein — protein sequence MSNTILSTTNLSIGYTSKGAPTVIAQNLNLNLQSAKLIALIGANGIGKSTLLRTLTGIQKPLSGSVYLKDKNIEKYAPLELAQNLSVVLTEKLPPSNLTVFELIALGRQPYTNWIGKLTETDIEQVNQAMQLTQISHLATKKHYEISDGQLQKVLVARALAQDTPFIILDEPTTHLDLLHKVALFKLLKKLSQETQKCILFSTHDIDMAIQLSDEMIIITPENVVQDSPCNFISKGSFDTIFKDDHIRFDSEKGKFIIT from the coding sequence ATGAGCAATACCATCCTTTCCACCACAAACCTCAGCATTGGCTACACTTCCAAAGGAGCTCCCACAGTCATTGCCCAGAACCTGAACCTCAACTTGCAATCTGCTAAACTCATAGCGCTAATTGGTGCTAACGGAATAGGGAAATCGACATTATTGCGAACGCTAACCGGAATTCAAAAACCATTATCGGGCAGTGTTTATTTAAAGGATAAAAACATAGAGAAATACGCACCACTCGAATTGGCTCAAAACCTAAGTGTGGTTTTGACCGAAAAACTTCCTCCTAGCAACCTGACCGTTTTTGAACTCATTGCACTTGGAAGACAACCTTATACCAACTGGATTGGAAAACTCACCGAAACTGATATTGAACAGGTCAACCAAGCCATGCAACTGACACAAATTAGTCATTTAGCAACCAAAAAACATTACGAAATCAGTGATGGACAACTACAAAAAGTACTGGTAGCAAGGGCTTTGGCACAAGACACGCCTTTCATTATTTTGGATGAACCCACCACCCATTTGGATTTATTGCACAAAGTAGCCCTTTTTAAACTGCTAAAAAAACTGAGTCAGGAGACACAAAAATGCATCTTATTTTCAACTCACGACATTGATATGGCGATTCAATTAAGCGACGAAATGATTATCATAACACCCGAAAATGTGGTTCAAGATAGTCCTTGCAATTTTATTTCCAAAGGGAGTTTTGACACCATTTTCAAAGACGACCACATCCGTTTTGATTCCGAAAAAGGGAAATTTATCATTACTTAA
- a CDS encoding DEAD/DEAH box helicase gives MNPKHLSQNILKNLGIENLNEMQEVAQDAILHDNNILLLSPTGSGKTLAFLLPVLELLNPEFLSVQCLILVPSRELGLQIEQVWKKMGTDYKINVCYGGHSIDTEIKNLSNPPAVLIGTPGRIADHIERGTFRLDKIQTLVLDEFDKSLQLGFHEQMSFIIGKLPKLNKRVLVSATSDIEIPKYTRVINPTILDFIPEEDEAASNLSMKMVVSKDKDKLNSLFHLICSLKSEAAIVFCNHRDAAERISDTLNEKGIYATYYHGGMDQDERERALIQFRNGSMSYLITTDLAARGLDIPEMNHVIHYHLPSKADEFTHRNGRTARMLASGTAYLVVNDSEKKMDYIDYSIPVLNVEAPKSLPKPPQYQTIYISGGKKNKLNKIDIVGFFSQKGKLEKGDLGLIEVKDFISFAAVKFNKVKDLLHAIKDEKMKGKKFKIEVARKVIKKVEE, from the coding sequence ATGAATCCAAAACACCTTTCCCAAAATATACTCAAGAATCTAGGAATTGAGAACTTAAACGAAATGCAAGAAGTGGCCCAAGATGCTATTTTGCATGATAATAATATTTTATTGTTATCTCCTACAGGTTCTGGAAAAACATTGGCTTTTTTGCTCCCTGTTTTAGAATTATTAAATCCTGAATTTTTATCAGTTCAATGTTTAATTTTAGTTCCTTCTCGTGAGTTAGGACTTCAAATTGAACAGGTTTGGAAAAAAATGGGTACTGATTACAAAATAAATGTTTGTTACGGTGGGCACTCGATTGATACTGAAATAAAAAATTTGAGTAATCCTCCGGCAGTTTTAATAGGAACACCAGGAAGAATTGCAGATCATATTGAAAGAGGTACTTTTCGATTGGATAAAATTCAGACGTTGGTTTTAGACGAATTTGATAAATCGTTACAATTAGGCTTCCATGAACAAATGTCTTTTATCATTGGGAAATTACCAAAATTGAACAAACGTGTCTTGGTATCTGCAACATCGGATATTGAGATTCCAAAATATACTCGAGTGATTAATCCAACAATTTTGGATTTTATTCCTGAAGAGGACGAAGCGGCAAGCAATCTTTCGATGAAAATGGTGGTCTCCAAAGACAAAGACAAACTAAATAGTTTGTTTCATTTGATTTGTTCGTTAAAATCAGAAGCGGCAATTGTTTTTTGTAACCATCGTGATGCGGCAGAACGTATTAGTGATACGCTAAACGAAAAAGGAATTTACGCGACCTACTACCACGGAGGAATGGATCAAGACGAAAGAGAGCGTGCTTTGATTCAGTTTCGTAATGGAAGTATGAGTTATTTAATCACAACAGATTTGGCCGCTCGTGGACTAGATATTCCTGAGATGAATCATGTGATTCACTATCATTTACCATCAAAAGCGGATGAGTTTACCCATAGAAATGGGCGCACAGCACGTATGTTAGCTTCTGGAACAGCGTATCTAGTTGTGAATGACAGTGAGAAAAAAATGGATTATATCGATTATTCGATTCCTGTTTTGAATGTTGAAGCCCCTAAAAGTCTACCTAAACCACCACAATATCAAACGATTTACATCAGTGGAGGGAAGAAAAATAAATTGAATAAAATTGATATCGTAGGTTTCTTTTCTCAAAAAGGAAAATTAGAGAAAGGCGATTTAGGATTGATTGAAGTCAAAGATTTTATTTCTTTTGCGGCAGTGAAATTCAATAAAGTTAAAGATTTATTACACGCCATCAAGGACGAAAAGATGAAAGGCAAAAAATTTAAAATCGAAGTAGCTAGAAAGGTAATTAAGAAAGTAGAAGAATAG
- a CDS encoding porin, which yields MKKVIIILALALTGNMAFAQDTPLEISGSADLYYKYDFAKGENIPTSFATDHNSVSLGMIDIALKKTTGKASFVGEVSFGPRGQFQSIPNSDNSYDEGNGFNSFHIQNLYATYAATDKLSFTAGYMGTFVGYEVISPLANFHYSTSYLFTNGPFQNAGVKANYAFSDKVGLMVGMFNDQWNSYKADPIKGLNAFGAQLSLAPAEGVSAYINFMDGSESGTIIDLTASFQLSEKFSLGLNTADFTNGTKVGYTGVALYPAVAVSDNFGLGLRGEYFKFKENSGDASVTALTLSANLKAGALTIIPEFRLDNGSEDMFKKSGSVVNDTKSASQFAVGVVYGF from the coding sequence ATGAAGAAAGTAATTATTATTTTAGCTTTAGCGCTAACAGGGAACATGGCATTTGCTCAAGACACACCATTAGAAATTTCTGGATCTGCCGATCTTTATTACAAGTATGACTTTGCTAAAGGTGAAAACATTCCAACGAGTTTTGCAACAGATCATAATTCAGTTTCTTTAGGAATGATTGACATTGCTTTAAAGAAAACTACAGGAAAAGCATCTTTCGTTGGTGAAGTATCTTTTGGACCAAGAGGACAATTTCAATCTATTCCTAATTCTGATAATTCATATGATGAAGGGAACGGATTTAATTCATTCCATATTCAAAATTTGTATGCTACTTATGCAGCAACAGATAAATTAAGCTTCACTGCAGGTTATATGGGAACATTTGTAGGGTATGAAGTAATTTCGCCTTTGGCTAACTTCCATTATTCTACATCTTATTTATTTACTAACGGACCATTCCAAAATGCAGGGGTAAAAGCGAACTATGCTTTCTCTGATAAAGTAGGTTTAATGGTAGGTATGTTTAATGACCAATGGAACTCATACAAAGCAGACCCAATTAAAGGATTAAATGCTTTTGGTGCTCAATTATCATTAGCTCCAGCAGAAGGTGTAAGTGCTTACATTAACTTTATGGATGGTTCAGAAAGTGGGACAATTATTGACTTAACAGCATCTTTCCAATTATCTGAAAAATTCTCTTTAGGATTAAACACTGCTGATTTTACAAATGGAACTAAAGTTGGTTATACAGGAGTAGCTTTATATCCAGCGGTTGCGGTAAGTGATAACTTTGGTTTAGGTTTACGTGGTGAATACTTTAAGTTTAAAGAAAATTCTGGTGACGCATCAGTAACTGCTTTAACTTTATCAGCTAACTTAAAAGCTGGAGCATTAACAATCATTCCAGAATTTAGATTAGATAATGGTTCTGAAGATATGTTTAAAAAATCAGGAAGTGTAGTTAACGATACTAAATCAGCTTCACAATTTGCTGTAGGTGTGGTTTACGGATTCTAA
- the mgrA gene encoding L-glyceraldehyde 3-phosphate reductase, translating to MKYNRCGKSGLLLPQISLGLWHNFGSVDNFENGESIVKDAFDKGITHFDLANNYGPVPGSAETNFGKILKNNFQGNLRDQMVISTKAGYTMWEGPYGDWGSRKYLLSSLDQSLKRMDLEYVDIFYSHRPDPETPIEETMMALDHAVRSGKALYVGISNYSAEQTKVAVEVLKELGTPCLIHQAKYSMFQRWVEDGLLDVLEDKGVGCIAFSPLAQGLLTDKYLKGIPENSRAHNPNGHLKREEVSEERIQKIIQLNEIAKERGQSLAQMALAWLMKDNRVTSVLIGASSVGQLNNNLESLKMVEFSKSEIDTIASILG from the coding sequence ATGAAATACAACAGATGTGGAAAAAGTGGTTTGTTATTACCTCAAATTTCTTTGGGTTTATGGCACAACTTTGGTTCAGTTGATAATTTTGAAAATGGAGAGAGCATCGTTAAGGATGCTTTTGATAAAGGAATTACCCATTTTGACTTAGCCAATAATTATGGACCAGTTCCTGGTTCAGCAGAAACTAATTTTGGAAAGATTTTAAAAAATAACTTTCAAGGGAATTTGAGAGATCAAATGGTGATTTCGACCAAAGCAGGTTATACCATGTGGGAAGGACCTTATGGAGACTGGGGGTCTAGAAAGTATTTGCTTTCTAGCTTAGACCAAAGTTTGAAACGAATGGATTTAGAATATGTAGATATTTTCTATTCGCATCGACCTGACCCCGAAACGCCTATTGAGGAAACGATGATGGCATTGGACCACGCGGTACGTAGCGGGAAGGCATTGTATGTAGGAATCAGTAATTATTCGGCGGAGCAAACTAAGGTAGCTGTAGAAGTATTAAAAGAATTAGGAACGCCTTGTTTGATCCATCAAGCCAAGTATTCAATGTTTCAGCGTTGGGTGGAAGATGGTTTGTTGGATGTATTAGAAGATAAAGGTGTCGGTTGTATTGCTTTTTCGCCTTTGGCACAAGGATTATTGACAGACAAATACTTAAAAGGAATTCCAGAGAATTCTAGGGCTCATAATCCGAATGGACATTTAAAAAGAGAAGAAGTCTCAGAAGAGCGCATTCAAAAAATCATTCAATTAAATGAAATTGCAAAAGAAAGAGGCCAGTCTTTAGCTCAAATGGCGTTGGCGTGGTTGATGAAAGACAATAGGGTGACATCGGTGCTAATAGGAGCGAGCTCAGTTGGGCAATTGAATAATAATTTAGAGAGCTTGAAAATGGTAGAATTTTCAAAATCGGAGATAGATACTATCGCTTCTATTTTAGGATAA
- a CDS encoding B12-binding domain-containing radical SAM protein — translation MKPKLLLITPPFTQLNTPYPATAYIKGFLNTKNIDSVQADLGIEVILKLFSKEGLQSLFHVSCFKLESAGHEVSDNCKRIYALQDEYIKTIDSVIAFLQGKNPTLALQICQEDYLPEASRFAQLEELDWAFGSMGTQDKAKHLATLYLEDISDFIVECVDANFGFSRYAERLGRSANSFDELYDALQQPHTYIDEVLLSILKERIQTVQPNLFLISVPFPGNLYSAFRCAQWVKKNHPQIKISMGGGFPNTELRSLSDTRVFEFFDYITLDDGEVPVELLVEAVCQNEPVEVNFKRTFLLEDGQVVYKNNSTKPDYKQSQVGTPDYSDLLLDKYISVIEIVNPMHRMWSDGRWNKLTMAHGCYWGKCTFCDISLDYIKVYEPVAASLLCDRIEELMAATGQNGFHFVDEAAPPALMRALALEILRRKLSVTWWTNIRFEKSFTADLCLLLKASGCIAVSGGLEVASDRLLKLIDKGVTVEQVAKVTQHFTQAGIMVHAYLMYGYPTQTIQETVDSLEMVRQLFEAGVLQSGFWHQFAMTAHSPVGMYPEQFGVVKETEAIGTFANNDINYKDKTGINHDKFSFGLKKSLFNFMHGICFDYPLQDWFEFKIPKTKIPADFIYNALENEGSLTIKPTAKVVWLGGKPAVEYFTKSKKGKSWEMMGLTFHDKKESFTIQTNKEEGEWLVSILNKISVVNAKVYSFQEIQADFEKGLDDFELFWYSKPIHIIRSYGLLVL, via the coding sequence TTGAAACCAAAACTTCTTTTAATCACACCCCCATTTACGCAGCTGAATACGCCTTATCCTGCTACGGCTTATATTAAAGGATTTTTGAATACTAAGAACATTGATTCCGTTCAAGCGGATTTGGGAATTGAGGTGATTTTGAAATTGTTTTCGAAAGAAGGGTTGCAAAGTTTGTTTCATGTTTCATGTTTCAAGTTAGAAAGTGCAGGACATGAAGTTTCTGATAATTGCAAGAGAATTTATGCTCTTCAAGACGAATACATCAAAACGATAGATTCAGTTATAGCCTTTTTGCAAGGAAAGAATCCCACCTTGGCACTTCAAATTTGTCAAGAAGATTATCTGCCTGAAGCCTCTCGTTTTGCTCAGTTGGAAGAATTGGATTGGGCTTTTGGGTCTATGGGGACTCAGGATAAAGCCAAGCATTTAGCGACTTTATATCTCGAAGATATCTCTGATTTTATAGTAGAATGTGTCGATGCTAATTTTGGTTTTAGTAGATATGCCGAGCGTTTGGGCCGTTCAGCCAATTCGTTTGATGAATTGTACGACGCCTTACAGCAACCGCATACCTATATTGACGAAGTATTGCTTTCGATACTGAAAGAAAGAATTCAAACCGTTCAGCCTAATTTGTTCTTAATATCCGTTCCTTTTCCAGGGAATTTATATAGTGCCTTTCGTTGTGCACAATGGGTGAAGAAAAATCATCCCCAAATTAAAATTTCGATGGGTGGTGGTTTTCCTAATACCGAATTGCGTTCGCTATCCGATACCCGTGTTTTTGAGTTTTTTGATTACATTACTTTAGACGATGGAGAAGTTCCTGTTGAATTGCTCGTTGAAGCAGTTTGTCAGAATGAGCCTGTCGAAGTCAATTTTAAGCGTACCTTTTTATTAGAAGACGGTCAAGTCGTCTATAAAAACAATTCCACCAAACCCGATTACAAACAATCGCAAGTAGGGACACCTGATTATTCAGATTTGTTGTTGGATAAATACATTTCGGTAATTGAAATTGTCAATCCGATGCACCGCATGTGGAGTGACGGACGCTGGAACAAACTCACGATGGCACATGGTTGTTATTGGGGGAAATGTACTTTTTGCGATATTTCGTTAGATTATATTAAGGTGTACGAACCCGTGGCAGCTAGTTTGCTTTGTGATCGAATCGAGGAATTGATGGCCGCTACTGGGCAAAATGGATTTCATTTTGTTGATGAAGCCGCACCACCTGCTTTGATGCGGGCATTGGCACTCGAAATTTTGCGCAGAAAATTATCCGTGACTTGGTGGACAAACATTCGATTCGAAAAAAGTTTCACGGCCGATTTGTGTTTGTTACTCAAAGCTTCAGGCTGTATTGCTGTTTCTGGTGGACTGGAAGTGGCTTCTGACCGATTATTGAAATTGATTGACAAAGGCGTTACAGTGGAGCAAGTAGCTAAGGTGACCCAGCATTTTACGCAAGCTGGAATTATGGTGCATGCCTATCTGATGTATGGTTATCCCACACAAACGATTCAGGAAACCGTAGATAGCTTGGAGATGGTGCGTCAATTGTTTGAAGCAGGCGTGTTACAATCGGGGTTTTGGCATCAATTTGCGATGACGGCGCACAGCCCTGTGGGAATGTATCCAGAGCAATTTGGCGTGGTCAAAGAAACGGAAGCCATTGGAACATTTGCCAATAATGATATTAATTATAAAGACAAAACGGGAATCAATCACGATAAATTTAGTTTTGGCTTGAAAAAATCCTTGTTCAACTTCATGCACGGCATTTGCTTCGATTATCCGTTACAAGATTGGTTTGAATTTAAAATTCCGAAAACCAAGATTCCAGCTGATTTTATCTACAATGCTTTGGAAAACGAAGGAAGTTTAACGATCAAACCTACAGCAAAAGTAGTTTGGCTAGGCGGAAAACCAGCAGTGGAATATTTTACCAAATCTAAAAAGGGGAAGAGTTGGGAAATGATGGGCCTGACTTTTCATGATAAAAAAGAAAGTTTTACCATTCAAACCAATAAAGAAGAAGGGGAGTGGTTAGTCTCGATTTTGAATAAAATATCAGTTGTCAATGCAAAGGTATATTCGTTCCAAGAAATACAAGCCGATTTTGAAAAAGGATTGGACGACTTTGAATTGTTTTGGTATTCCAAACCGATACATATAATAAGGAGTTATGGTTTGTTAGTTTTGTAA
- the bshC gene encoding bacillithiol biosynthesis cysteine-adding enzyme BshC, with amino-acid sequence MPTDCISYQNSGYFTPLMNDYLNQKSNLRSLYNRFPTLENFEAQIQEKKEGFDDKTRATLVSVLQQQYQNTAVSDLTKQNIEALKVNNTFTITTGHQLNLFSGPLYFLYKIISTINLTKELKAKYPASNFVPIYWMATEDHDFDEINYFSFKGKKFHWEAESTGPVGRLTTEGLEHFLEIYAQELGATTNATTLKTLFKETYLEHQNLADATRHLANALFGDYGLVIIDADNPDLKQLFAPYIKEELLQQTSFKTVTESIKQLCEYDIQVNPRAINLFYIEDHLRERIVFDNGNYKVNNTKLEFSESEILDLLTSNPEKFSPNVILRPLYQEVILPNLCYIGGGGEIAYWLELKSFFDAVKVPFPMLLVRNSVLLATEKQVKKADKLGLSWADLFSKQNHLENVLTKKLSAFPIDLTSQKEQLQKQFEHLFEIASQTDKSFTGAVKAQETKQIKGLENLEKRLLKAQKRKLHDQIARATDLQNKLFPNKSLQERQANFSEFYLEEGSHLIPKLIHELKPLEQQFNILVL; translated from the coding sequence ATGCCTACCGACTGTATCAGCTATCAAAATTCAGGATATTTCACGCCCTTAATGAATGATTATTTGAACCAAAAATCAAATCTTCGCTCTTTATACAACCGATTTCCAACTTTGGAAAATTTTGAAGCCCAAATACAAGAGAAAAAAGAAGGTTTTGACGATAAAACCAGAGCAACCCTAGTATCGGTATTGCAACAACAATATCAAAACACAGCTGTTTCTGATTTAACTAAACAAAATATTGAAGCCTTAAAAGTCAATAATACCTTTACCATCACCACGGGACATCAATTGAATTTGTTTAGTGGGCCTTTGTATTTTTTATACAAAATCATCTCTACTATCAATTTAACCAAAGAATTGAAAGCCAAATATCCCGCTTCCAACTTTGTTCCAATTTACTGGATGGCGACTGAAGACCATGATTTTGACGAAATTAATTACTTTAGTTTTAAAGGAAAAAAATTTCACTGGGAGGCTGAAAGCACTGGGCCCGTTGGGCGTTTGACAACAGAAGGTTTAGAGCATTTTTTAGAAATATATGCACAAGAATTAGGGGCTACAACTAATGCAACTACTTTAAAAACACTTTTTAAAGAGACTTATTTAGAACATCAAAATCTGGCAGATGCTACCCGCCATTTAGCCAATGCTCTTTTTGGCGATTATGGACTAGTGATTATTGATGCTGATAATCCAGATTTAAAACAACTATTTGCACCTTATATTAAAGAAGAATTACTACAACAAACATCTTTTAAAACCGTCACAGAATCTATAAAACAACTCTGTGAGTATGACATTCAAGTCAATCCGAGAGCGATTAATTTATTTTATATCGAAGACCATTTACGGGAACGCATTGTTTTTGACAATGGAAATTACAAAGTCAACAATACTAAATTAGAGTTTTCAGAATCAGAAATTCTGGATTTATTAACCAGTAATCCTGAAAAATTCAGTCCTAATGTGATACTGCGTCCGTTGTATCAGGAAGTTATTTTACCCAACTTATGCTATATTGGCGGTGGAGGTGAAATCGCTTATTGGCTAGAATTAAAATCATTTTTTGATGCGGTAAAAGTACCTTTCCCGATGTTGCTTGTTCGTAATTCGGTTTTATTAGCCACTGAAAAACAAGTCAAAAAAGCTGACAAACTCGGTTTGTCATGGGCAGATTTATTTTCGAAACAAAACCATTTAGAAAATGTGTTAACCAAAAAACTAAGTGCTTTTCCAATTGATTTAACCTCCCAAAAAGAACAACTTCAAAAACAATTTGAACACCTTTTTGAAATCGCCTCACAAACAGATAAATCCTTTACTGGGGCAGTAAAAGCACAAGAAACAAAGCAAATTAAAGGATTAGAGAACCTTGAAAAACGACTTTTAAAAGCACAAAAAAGAAAACTCCACGATCAAATAGCACGCGCTACCGACTTGCAAAACAAATTATTCCCTAATAAGAGTTTACAAGAAAGACAGGCCAATTTCTCCGAATTCTATTTAGAGGAAGGAAGTCATTTGATTCCCAAATTAATACACGAATTAAAACCTTTGGAACAGCAATTTAATATCTTGGTTTTGTAA